In a single window of the Campylobacter iguaniorum genome:
- a CDS encoding sugar transferase, which produces MIILGRKYKFTDSELKQLNKKFHHVNIVRYRNRDEKEVLNELENIAKTEPIDILVLNTKVTVGNEIIKYITKLQFAKQHKRLKIITMENLMEKYLFKCYIPEDNADLRFLSHIKAFGKFELFQKAIIDWSFAGTMFLTLWPLIYYIKHKIAKESPGKLYFKQNRVGKDHEIFRCIKFRTMHENSYHDPYTKEGDSRVYPFGNFMRKTRMDELPQILNIFRGEMHLIGPRAEWDILVKKYEDEIPYYNERHLVRPGITGWAQVMYPYGANTEDAKQKLMYDLYYIKHWSLWLELKVIYKTMLVVIGRRGL; this is translated from the coding sequence ATGATAATACTTGGTAGAAAATACAAATTTACAGATAGCGAGCTAAAACAGCTAAATAAAAAATTTCACCACGTAAATATCGTAAGATACCGAAATAGAGATGAGAAAGAGGTTTTAAACGAGCTTGAAAATATAGCTAAAACTGAGCCCATCGATATACTTGTGCTAAACACAAAAGTCACAGTCGGCAACGAAATCATCAAATACATCACCAAACTACAATTCGCCAAACAACACAAACGTCTAAAAATCATCACAATGGAAAATCTTATGGAAAAGTATCTTTTTAAGTGCTATATCCCTGAAGATAACGCGGATTTAAGATTTTTAAGCCACATAAAAGCATTTGGGAAATTTGAGCTTTTCCAAAAGGCTATCATTGATTGGAGTTTTGCCGGCACGATGTTTCTCACACTATGGCCGCTCATCTACTACATCAAGCACAAAATCGCCAAAGAATCACCAGGCAAATTATATTTCAAACAAAATAGAGTTGGCAAAGATCATGAGATATTTCGCTGTATTAAATTTCGCACAATGCACGAAAATAGCTATCACGATCCATACACAAAAGAAGGTGATAGTAGAGTATATCCATTTGGCAACTTCATGAGAAAGACTAGAATGGACGAACTTCCTCAAATACTCAATATATTTCGTGGAGAGATGCACCTAATCGGTCCAAGAGCTGAGTGGGATATACTAGTCAAAAAATATGAAGATGAAATCCCCTACTACAATGAGCGTCATCTCGTACGTCCAGGCATAACTGGCTGGGCTCAAGTGATGTATCCATACGGTGCAAACACTGAAGACGCTAAACAAAAGCTGATGTATGATCTATACTATATCAAGCACTGGAGCCTTTGGCTTGAGCTTAAAGTCATATACAAAACTATGCTTGTGGTGATTGGAAGAAGGGGATTATAA
- a CDS encoding RICIN domain-containing protein encodes MKSIIYLLLASLFLVGCSSKPQSINYLAKYGGDPYDQDPLRLGSTPKEPAIQKIPALLIGENKFFKQSIPGFSGSPQSDPVHGPNPQDPDNPFDETKVFYNTPQASDYVSIVSHNDALMTIWALAYGNWVWSYSASASTSFGDARIWKIIIYPKNFIQLQNKLTGTCLSAYQNGVVHYPCDDTNQAQFWQLNQFANGAVQFKNFASGECLATDTTKGSSYYAINAVSCINEGQRSLSQQWIISAPFIEVPPINLPDVGSTPKGF; translated from the coding sequence GTGAAATCCATAATATATCTGCTTTTAGCCAGCTTATTTCTTGTTGGTTGTTCTAGCAAACCGCAGTCTATAAACTATCTTGCCAAATACGGTGGCGATCCATACGATCAAGATCCACTAAGACTTGGCTCAACTCCAAAAGAGCCAGCGATTCAAAAAATACCAGCGTTGCTTATCGGTGAAAATAAATTTTTTAAACAAAGCATACCAGGATTTAGTGGTTCACCGCAAAGCGATCCAGTTCATGGGCCAAATCCCCAAGATCCAGATAATCCTTTTGATGAGACGAAAGTGTTTTACAACACCCCACAAGCCTCTGATTATGTTTCTATCGTCTCTCACAACGACGCACTTATGACGATTTGGGCTTTGGCTTATGGCAATTGGGTTTGGTCGTATTCGGCTAGTGCTAGCACGAGTTTTGGGGATGCGAGAATTTGGAAGATAATAATATACCCAAAAAACTTCATTCAACTGCAAAATAAACTGACTGGCACTTGCCTTAGCGCTTACCAAAACGGCGTCGTGCATTATCCTTGTGATGATACAAACCAAGCGCAATTTTGGCAGTTAAATCAGTTTGCCAATGGAGCAGTCCAGTTCAAAAACTTTGCTTCAGGAGAGTGCCTGGCTACAGACACCACAAAAGGAAGTAGCTACTATGCTATAAACGCCGTATCTTGCATAAATGAAGGGCAAAGAAGCCTATCTCAACAATGGATAATCTCAGCGCCGTTTATAGAAGTTCCACCTATAAATTTGCCAGATGTTGGCTCGACACCAAAAGGATTTTAG
- a CDS encoding cytolethal distending toxin subunit B family protein has product MKRFIIILIASFSTLLANIEDFSIATWNMQGSSASTESKWNVNIRQLVSGSSAADILLVQEAGSIPVSAVYTGTVVQPVGVGIPIDEFTWNLGTASRPNLVYIYYSRVDVGANRVNLAIVSRRRADEVIVLPPPTVASRPIIGIRLGNDVFFSIHALANGGTDAPAIVENVHRFFIGRPEINWFIGGDFNRDPNSLSRALEARVRDRTNIVFPSGATQNSGGTLDYGVSGNSATTSFVAPAIAAVLMLANMRSQITSDHVPVNFRRF; this is encoded by the coding sequence ATGAAACGTTTTATTATTATTTTGATAGCTAGTTTTAGTACGTTGCTTGCAAATATCGAAGACTTTAGCATTGCTACTTGGAATATGCAAGGCTCATCAGCTTCTACTGAAAGCAAGTGGAATGTAAATATCAGACAGCTTGTCTCTGGCAGTAGTGCGGCTGATATTTTGCTAGTGCAAGAAGCCGGAAGCATACCAGTGAGTGCAGTCTATACCGGCACAGTGGTTCAGCCTGTCGGCGTGGGGATTCCTATCGATGAGTTTACTTGGAATCTAGGCACAGCCTCAAGACCAAATTTGGTTTATATCTATTATTCTAGAGTAGATGTCGGGGCAAATAGGGTAAATTTAGCCATAGTTTCAAGAAGAAGAGCTGATGAGGTTATCGTCCTTCCGCCTCCGACTGTCGCTTCAAGACCGATTATAGGTATTCGCTTGGGTAATGACGTATTTTTTAGCATTCATGCTCTTGCAAACGGTGGCACTGACGCTCCTGCGATAGTGGAAAATGTGCATAGATTTTTTATAGGTAGACCAGAGATAAACTGGTTTATCGGTGGGGATTTTAACAGAGATCCAAACTCGCTCTCAAGGGCGTTAGAAGCAAGAGTGAGAGATAGAACAAACATAGTCTTTCCTAGCGGTGCGACGCAAAATAGCGGTGGAACTTTGGATTATGGTGTGAGTGGTAACTCAGCTACAACTAGCTTTGTAGCTCCAGCGATCGCAGCTGTTTTGATGCTCGCAAATATGCGTTCACAAATCACTTCAGACCATGTGCCTGTAAATTTCAGAAGATTTTAG
- a CDS encoding RICIN domain-containing protein: MKIFIKLLLVISFVIPSFSAEDENVMPLVSLRSLTTGILIAYEDNAPNLIDRNWRLKDVILPFEISKHYPFGNIQFMHPSQTDLCLGLDGAKLTLMKCNNINVGDFRTAFSLLPTTTSAVQIKAVNDLNECLSIGTSTTGTSFSRMGLRSCEFDERFNVRIENLFVLSVPILDSKLVK; this comes from the coding sequence ATGAAAATATTTATAAAATTATTACTAGTTATCTCATTTGTGATCCCTAGTTTTTCAGCCGAGGATGAAAATGTCATGCCACTAGTCTCTTTAAGAAGCCTGACAACTGGCATTTTGATAGCTTATGAAGACAACGCGCCAAATTTGATAGATAGAAACTGGAGGCTCAAAGATGTGATTTTGCCTTTTGAAATAAGCAAGCATTATCCATTTGGCAATATCCAGTTCATGCACCCAAGCCAAACTGATCTTTGTCTTGGCTTGGACGGGGCGAAGCTAACTTTAATGAAGTGCAATAATATAAATGTTGGTGATTTTAGGACTGCTTTTTCGCTGTTGCCGACTACGACTTCAGCAGTCCAGATAAAAGCGGTCAATGATCTAAATGAGTGCTTAAGCATTGGGACTTCGACTACAGGGACGTCGTTTTCAAGAATGGGGCTTAGAAGCTGCGAATTTGATGAAAGATTTAACGTCAGGATAGAAAATTTATTCGTTTTATCTGTGCCGATTTTGGATTCAAAACTTGTAAAATAA
- a CDS encoding ribonucleoside triphosphate reductase produces MKIVKRDGSLQDYESYKIESAIKKAYKSVSKEPNSTLISKVLAKIEDQMSVEEIQDSIEKAMFESGDFEVLKSFMLYRHTHTMQRGGELEERTTYINSTQTINEYIGKSDWRIMANSNTSYSNAGLINNTAGKVIANYWLDAVYSDIEGAAHRNGDYHIHDLDCLTGYCAGWSLRALLNEGFNGVRGRVESRAPSHFREALSQMANFLGILQSEWAGAQAFSSFDTYLAPYVFKDQLSDAEIKKALTSFIFNLNVPARWGQSPFTNVTIDIVPPSDLKDQIPTKNNEHLFLNLSDDELLKECKKRGKADFKDMTYGDFKPEMDRINTAFYDILTAGDKCSQPFTFPIPTVNLTEDFDWDSPVAHKLFENTAKMGSSYFQNFIGSQYTTDENGNRVPNDKAYKPGAVRSMCCRLQLDLRELLKRGGGLFGSAEMTGSIGVVTLNLARLGYHFKGDKKALFTRLDELLNLAKSTLEKKRKFINEMYARGLYPYTARYLKNFNNHFSTIGINGANEMIRNFTNDKENIATPFGIALAKELIEHLRAKMIEFQTATGNLYNLEATPAEGTTYRFAKEDKKRYPDIIQAGFDEKVYYTNSTQLPAGFGDDPFNALNLQDELQSSYTGGTVFHLYMKERISSTEACKKLVKSIVTNYKLPYITITPVFSVCPKHGYIAGEHEYCPKCDEEIIAGA; encoded by the coding sequence TTGAAAATAGTAAAACGTGATGGTAGCTTGCAAGATTACGAGAGCTACAAAATAGAAAGCGCAATCAAAAAAGCATATAAAAGTGTTTCAAAAGAGCCAAATTCGACCCTAATATCTAAAGTTTTAGCCAAAATTGAAGATCAAATGAGCGTCGAAGAGATCCAAGATAGTATCGAAAAAGCTATGTTTGAGAGTGGGGATTTTGAAGTATTAAAAAGCTTTATGCTATACCGCCACACTCACACTATGCAACGTGGTGGCGAGCTAGAAGAGCGCACCACTTACATTAATTCTACTCAAACAATCAACGAATACATAGGCAAATCCGACTGGCGTATCATGGCAAACTCCAACACAAGCTACTCAAATGCAGGTCTTATCAACAATACAGCTGGCAAAGTTATCGCCAACTACTGGCTAGATGCGGTCTATAGCGACATCGAAGGCGCAGCGCACAGAAACGGTGATTATCATATCCACGATCTTGATTGTCTCACAGGATATTGTGCTGGCTGGAGTCTGAGAGCCTTGCTAAATGAGGGATTTAACGGCGTTCGTGGTAGAGTGGAGAGCAGGGCGCCAAGCCACTTTAGAGAGGCACTTTCTCAAATGGCAAATTTCTTAGGAATTTTACAAAGCGAATGGGCTGGAGCTCAGGCTTTTAGTAGTTTTGATACATATCTTGCGCCTTATGTTTTCAAAGATCAGCTAAGCGACGCTGAGATCAAAAAAGCACTAACTAGCTTTATTTTCAACCTAAATGTTCCAGCGCGTTGGGGTCAAAGTCCTTTTACAAATGTCACGATAGACATCGTTCCGCCAAGCGATTTAAAAGATCAAATTCCTACTAAAAACAACGAGCATTTGTTTTTAAATTTGAGCGATGATGAGCTTTTAAAAGAGTGTAAGAAGCGTGGTAAAGCAGATTTTAAAGATATGACTTATGGCGATTTCAAGCCTGAAATGGATAGGATAAACACTGCATTTTACGATATTTTGACTGCTGGAGATAAGTGCTCTCAGCCTTTTACATTTCCTATTCCGACTGTGAATTTGACTGAGGATTTTGACTGGGATAGTCCTGTGGCGCATAAACTTTTTGAAAACACAGCCAAAATGGGTTCAAGCTACTTCCAAAACTTCATCGGCAGCCAGTACACTACAGACGAAAACGGCAACCGCGTCCCAAATGACAAGGCTTACAAGCCTGGAGCCGTGCGTTCGATGTGTTGCAGGCTTCAGCTAGATTTACGTGAGCTTTTAAAGCGTGGTGGTGGGCTTTTTGGTAGTGCTGAAATGACTGGAAGTATCGGCGTAGTCACGCTAAATTTAGCCCGTCTTGGGTATCACTTTAAAGGTGATAAAAAAGCCCTTTTCACAAGACTTGATGAGCTATTAAATTTAGCCAAAAGCACGCTAGAAAAGAAGCGTAAATTTATCAACGAAATGTACGCACGTGGGCTTTATCCATATACTGCAAGGTATCTCAAAAACTTCAACAATCACTTTAGCACGATTGGGATAAACGGCGCAAATGAGATGATTCGCAACTTTACAAATGATAAAGAAAATATCGCAACTCCGTTTGGCATAGCGCTAGCAAAAGAGCTGATAGAGCACCTTAGAGCCAAGATGATTGAGTTTCAAACAGCCACTGGCAATCTATATAATCTTGAAGCCACTCCAGCTGAGGGCACGACATATAGATTTGCTAAAGAAGACAAAAAACGCTATCCTGACATCATTCAAGCAGGATTTGATGAGAAGGTTTATTATACTAATTCAACCCAGCTCCCAGCGGGATTTGGCGATGATCCATTTAACGCTCTAAATCTCCAAGACGAGCTCCAAAGCAGCTACACTGGCGGAACTGTTTTTCACTTGTATATGAAAGAGCGTATCAGCAGCACAGAGGCTTGCAAAAAGCTAGTAAAAAGCATAGTGACAAACTATAAATTGCCTTATATCACGATTACACCAGTCTTTAGCGTGTGTCCGAAGCATGGGTATATAGCTGGAGAACACGAATATTGTCCGAAGTGCGATGAAGAGATAATCGCGGGAGCTTAA
- a CDS encoding nicotinate phosphoribosyltransferase gives MNLILNTDSYKTSHYLQYPSDVKFVSSYIESRGGRWNRLLFYGLQMFLMEYLSKKITKEDILEAKEIITAHGMPFNEDGWNYILNEHGGKLPLEIEAVREGSVVQTDNVLVQVRNTDPKLPWLVGYIETALLRAIWYPVAVATNSYFCKQRILTALRETGTPELIDFCLHDFGARGVSSYESAGIGGSAHMVNFKGSDTMSGIVFARKYYEADMPAFSIPASEHSTMTSWGKASELEAYANMVDKFASGLFACVIDSYDTFNAIELWGRLFDKVKASGGRVVLRPDSGNPVTMASECLEKMMDIAGYSLNQKGYKVLPDHIRMIYGDGIDPQSIGDVLAELKLRKISSDNMAFGMGGALLQHLNRDTLKFAMKTNAVSHDGINWIDVRKDPATDPAKRSKSGRLALIRQGSLYKTIRFDELGDRQNKLITVFKNGELTSKVSFEDIRTRVSKFNERIGL, from the coding sequence ATGAATTTGATCCTAAACACCGATAGTTATAAAACAAGCCATTATTTGCAATACCCAAGCGATGTGAAATTCGTAAGCTCATATATAGAAAGTCGTGGTGGGCGGTGGAATAGGCTTTTGTTTTATGGTTTGCAGATGTTTTTGATGGAATATTTAAGCAAAAAAATAACAAAAGAAGATATTTTAGAAGCTAAAGAGATCATCACGGCTCACGGAATGCCATTTAATGAAGATGGTTGGAACTACATCTTAAACGAGCATGGTGGCAAACTCCCTCTTGAGATCGAGGCGGTTCGTGAGGGTAGCGTCGTCCAAACAGACAATGTCTTAGTCCAAGTGCGAAACACAGACCCAAAACTCCCATGGCTAGTAGGCTACATAGAAACCGCACTTCTAAGGGCGATCTGGTATCCTGTAGCAGTGGCGACAAATAGCTATTTTTGTAAGCAGAGGATTTTGACGGCTTTAAGAGAGACTGGCACACCTGAGCTGATTGATTTTTGTTTGCATGATTTTGGTGCAAGGGGCGTGAGTAGCTATGAGAGCGCAGGGATAGGCGGAAGCGCGCATATGGTAAATTTCAAAGGTTCAGATACGATGAGCGGAATTGTGTTTGCTAGAAAATATTATGAGGCTGATATGCCGGCATTTAGCATACCAGCTAGCGAGCATAGCACGATGACTAGCTGGGGCAAGGCTAGTGAGCTAGAAGCGTACGCGAATATGGTCGATAAATTTGCCAGTGGGCTTTTTGCTTGTGTGATTGATAGCTACGATACATTTAATGCTATTGAGCTTTGGGGCAGGCTTTTTGATAAGGTTAAGGCTAGTGGCGGCAGAGTCGTCTTGCGTCCTGATAGTGGCAATCCAGTAACCATGGCTAGTGAGTGTTTGGAAAAGATGATGGATATCGCTGGATACTCGCTCAATCAAAAAGGCTATAAAGTCTTGCCAGATCACATTCGCATGATTTATGGTGATGGGATTGATCCCCAAAGTATCGGCGATGTTTTGGCTGAGCTAAAACTACGTAAAATTAGTAGCGATAATATGGCTTTTGGTATGGGTGGCGCACTTTTGCAACACCTTAACCGCGATACACTTAAATTTGCTATGAAGACAAATGCAGTTTCACATGACGGTATAAACTGGATAGATGTGAGAAAAGATCCTGCAACAGATCCAGCCAAACGCTCTAAATCAGGGCGTCTAGCACTGATAAGGCAAGGCAGCTTGTATAAGACAATTAGGTTTGATGAGCTTGGAGATAGACAAAACAAACTAATAACTGTTTTCAAAAATGGAGAGCTTACGAGCAAGGTGAGCTTTGAAGATATTCGCACTAGAGTGTCTAAATTTAACGAAAGGATTGGACTATGA
- the nrdD gene encoding anaerobic ribonucleoside-triphosphate reductase, which produces MNKEQILEKHSDKRTKCVIYTRVMGYHRPVESFNLGKKGEHTERVKFSEPKC; this is translated from the coding sequence ATGAATAAAGAACAAATTTTAGAAAAGCACAGCGACAAACGCACAAAATGCGTCATTTACACAAGAGTTATGGGCTACCACAGACCAGTGGAGAGCTTCAATCTCGGCAAAAAGGGCGAACACACAGAACGTGTGAAATTTAGCGAACCAAAATGCTAA
- a CDS encoding anaerobic ribonucleoside-triphosphate reductase activating protein, with product MIYDITPFSVIDYPGELAAILWFAGCNMRCLYCYNPHIVLSEGKLKFDDVSEFLHSRNGLLSAVVLSGGECTKSKDFDKVLQLAKELGYKTKVDTNGSNLDAIKANVDFIDFVALDFKAVKDKFSQITGSNLYENWLETLRFLVASGVKFEVRTTVYSDLLSPNDINDMANLLEQNGYTGTYCLQNYFEAPNLGNLLKPKAKFDPNLIKSNLKIELRNF from the coding sequence ATGATATACGATATCACGCCGTTTAGCGTCATCGATTACCCTGGCGAGCTGGCGGCTATTTTGTGGTTTGCTGGGTGCAATATGCGGTGTTTGTACTGCTACAATCCGCATATTGTTTTAAGCGAAGGCAAACTTAAATTTGATGATGTGAGTGAGTTTTTGCACTCCAGAAATGGGCTTTTGAGTGCGGTTGTTTTGAGTGGTGGAGAATGCACGAAATCTAAGGATTTTGATAAGGTTTTGCAACTAGCTAAAGAGCTTGGATATAAAACTAAAGTCGATACCAATGGCTCAAATTTAGACGCGATTAAAGCAAATGTGGATTTTATTGATTTTGTGGCTTTGGATTTTAAGGCTGTGAAAGATAAATTTAGCCAAATTACTGGCTCAAATTTATATGAAAACTGGCTTGAAACTTTGCGATTTTTGGTCGCAAGTGGGGTTAAATTTGAAGTTCGCACGACAGTGTATAGCGATTTGCTAAGCCCTAATGACATCAATGATATGGCAAATCTGCTTGAGCAAAATGGTTACACTGGCACTTACTGCTTGCAAAATTACTTTGAAGCTCCAAATTTAGGCAATCTATTAAAACCAAAAGCCAAATTTGACCCAAATTTAATCAAATCAAATTTAAAAATAGAACTTAGGAATTTTTAA
- a CDS encoding type II secretion system protein gives MSKKAFTMIELVFVIVILGILASIAVPKLVATKTDADIAKMVVQMKNFTTTVSTLEMTNHKSIQQASTGNELESYILLVMAITGKDFGTAQVEYNNANQWVYCAMPYIQKDTSGGYIIKFYKQSTKSFCQDLHAHPTVKEWIENGVKLGGSGIFK, from the coding sequence ATGAGCAAAAAAGCCTTTACCATGATAGAGCTTGTGTTTGTTATAGTTATTTTAGGAATTTTAGCGAGCATAGCTGTGCCAAAACTCGTAGCTACAAAGACAGATGCAGATATAGCAAAAATGGTAGTCCAAATGAAAAATTTTACAACGACTGTTTCGACATTAGAAATGACTAATCACAAATCCATACAACAAGCAAGCACAGGCAATGAACTTGAATCTTATATATTGCTAGTAATGGCAATAACTGGAAAAGACTTTGGAACAGCCCAAGTAGAATATAACAATGCAAACCAGTGGGTATATTGCGCTATGCCATATATACAAAAAGATACTTCCGGAGGATATATAATCAAATTTTATAAGCAGTCTACAAAAAGTTTTTGCCAAGATTTGCACGCTCACCCAACAGTCAAAGAGTGGATAGAAAACGGCGTTAAACTTGGCGGAAGTGGAATATTTAAGTAG
- a CDS encoding ribonucleotide-diphosphate reductase subunit beta has translation MDRKKIYNPSSNETLGDRKIFGGNPHGILNFTKAKYEWALKLWDLMEANTWFPKEVDTTDDVRDYACNLTTAEKRMYDLVWSQLISMDSFQTNNLADNINPYITAPEINAILARQAYEEANHSKSYAVMVEAICDNTDLIYEMEKHDDILRKKNDYISSVYEELAGEVTDEKLLLAMVANQILEGVYFYSGFTAIYALARAGKMLGSAQMIRFIQRDEITHLLLFQNMINSVRKERPDLFTDEIINKIYDMFKKAGDLEIEWGKYITGNQIMGFTDDIIEEYIHYLVDDRLTSIGLKKLYNAKHPIKWVDDFAKFNDQKSNFFESKVTNYSKGSLSFDDF, from the coding sequence ATGGATAGAAAAAAGATTTATAATCCAAGTTCGAATGAAACTCTAGGCGATAGAAAAATATTTGGTGGAAATCCTCACGGCATACTAAATTTCACAAAAGCAAAATACGAATGGGCTTTGAAACTTTGGGATCTTATGGAGGCTAATACGTGGTTTCCTAAAGAGGTCGATACGACTGATGATGTGCGTGACTATGCGTGCAATCTCACAACAGCTGAAAAGCGTATGTATGACCTAGTCTGGAGCCAACTCATCTCGATGGATAGCTTCCAGACAAACAATCTAGCTGATAATATAAATCCTTATATAACAGCCCCTGAGATTAATGCGATTTTGGCTCGTCAAGCTTACGAAGAAGCAAATCACTCAAAGAGCTATGCTGTAATGGTAGAAGCGATCTGTGATAATACTGATTTGATATACGAAATGGAAAAACACGACGATATTTTGCGTAAGAAAAACGACTACATCTCAAGCGTTTATGAAGAGCTTGCAGGCGAAGTGACAGACGAAAAACTGCTTCTTGCTATGGTCGCAAACCAAATCCTTGAAGGGGTCTATTTCTACAGTGGATTTACAGCGATTTATGCTCTGGCTCGCGCTGGAAAAATGCTAGGCTCAGCTCAGATGATACGCTTCATCCAAAGAGATGAGATAACACATCTTTTGCTCTTCCAAAACATGATAAACTCAGTTCGCAAAGAGCGTCCAGATCTATTTACCGATGAAATTATAAATAAGATTTATGATATGTTTAAAAAGGCAGGCGATCTAGAGATCGAGTGGGGCAAATACATCACTGGCAACCAAATAATGGGCTTTACAGACGACATCATAGAAGAATACATTCACTATCTTGTCGATGATAGGCTCACTTCAATCGGACTTAAAAAGCTATATAATGCCAAACATCCGATAAAATGGGTCGATGATTTTGCTAAATTTAACGACCAAAAATCAAATTTCTTTGAAAGTAAGGTCACGAACTACAGTAAAGGAAGCTTAAGCTTTGACGATTTCTAA
- a CDS encoding carbon-nitrogen hydrolase family protein, producing MTISKLGYIELNSCGALVRASELCDKARGLSPGELRLGGELCVSGYEYLGEDFETSLIKNLQAALKPGALLGFTHFNGAFNEFILLSHEKIIYKQSKFKLFTPNNEQDKFSAGIVEDIKLFEVGGVKIGVLICFELRFLELWERLKGADIVLIPALWGAKRGEDFKVLSQALALQNRCYVVACSDRDLKFGCVYAPNGEANFECEFDPNLASKFKTSLGIVD from the coding sequence TTGACGATTTCTAAACTAGGATATATCGAACTAAACTCATGTGGGGCGCTTGTAAGAGCTAGTGAGCTTTGTGATAAAGCAAGAGGTTTGTCCCCTGGTGAGCTGCGGCTTGGCGGGGAGCTTTGCGTGAGTGGGTACGAATATCTTGGGGAGGATTTCGAAACCTCACTGATAAAAAATCTACAAGCCGCCTTAAAACCGGGTGCGCTTCTAGGTTTTACGCATTTTAATGGTGCTTTTAACGAATTCATTCTTCTTTCCCACGAAAAAATCATCTACAAACAATCCAAATTTAAACTCTTCACTCCAAACAACGAACAAGATAAATTTAGTGCTGGAATCGTAGAAGATATTAAGCTTTTTGAAGTTGGCGGGGTCAAAATCGGCGTTCTTATCTGCTTTGAGCTTAGATTTTTGGAGCTTTGGGAGAGATTAAAAGGTGCTGATATAGTGCTTATTCCAGCTCTTTGGGGAGCTAAAAGAGGCGAAGATTTTAAGGTATTATCACAGGCTCTTGCCTTGCAAAATCGTTGTTATGTCGTGGCGTGCAGCGATAGAGATTTGAAATTTGGCTGCGTTTATGCACCAAATGGCGAAGCGAATTTCGAGTGTGAATTTGATCCAAATTTGGCTAGCAAATTTAAAACATCGCTTGGAATTGTTGATTAA
- a CDS encoding protein-L-isoaspartate(D-aspartate) O-methyltransferase, translated as MDSLEQAKCQKMADDIADIMPLTPMIYKAFCQIPRTHFVPVSIYAFKLDAHPIAGNQWISSPLTVAKMTLALEAENCDNVLEIGCGSGYQAAILSKLAHRVFSVERIETLANDAKSKMRQLGFNNVNIRHDDGNVGWKSYAPYDRIILSCACDEIPKRLIDQLKDGGILVAPIKNSHKQSITKFIKKGSNLEQITLDECEFVPLLEGRE; from the coding sequence ATGGATAGTTTAGAACAAGCAAAATGTCAAAAAATGGCTGACGATATAGCAGATATCATGCCGCTCACTCCGATGATTTATAAGGCGTTTTGCCAAATCCCAAGAACGCATTTTGTTCCAGTTTCTATCTATGCTTTCAAGCTTGACGCTCATCCAATCGCTGGAAATCAGTGGATAAGCTCTCCACTCACGGTGGCTAAAATGACTTTGGCTCTTGAGGCTGAAAACTGCGATAACGTGCTAGAAATCGGCTGCGGAAGTGGCTATCAAGCTGCGATTTTAAGCAAGCTAGCTCATAGGGTTTTTAGCGTAGAGCGCATCGAAACTCTTGCAAATGATGCTAAATCTAAAATGAGGCAACTTGGATTTAACAACGTAAATATCAGGCACGATGATGGCAATGTCGGCTGGAAAAGTTACGCTCCTTATGATAGGATTATTCTTAGTTGTGCTTGCGATGAAATCCCAAAAAGGCTGATTGATCAGCTCAAAGATGGCGGAATTTTGGTAGCTCCTATCAAAAACTCTCACAAACAATCCATAACTAAATTTATAAAAAAAGGCTCAAATTTAGAGCAAATCACTCTTGATGAGTGTGAATTTGTCCCGCTTTTGGAAGGCAGAGAGTAG